The DNA region TACGCTCCGTTATCAATATTATTAGTAAATAATACATAAAATTTTTTGTTATTAAAATTTTTAATTTTATTAAATTCATCTTGTGTTAATGTTGTATTTGATTTTATTAATATTTCTTTTGTTTTTGGATGGTAATAATTTTTACTTATAGTTTTTCCATATAAATATTCTTCAGGAATTTGAATTGTTTTGATTTTTTTTTTCTTTAGTTTTTTTATATGTTCTGTTGTTATTCTTTCTCCTTTTTTTATATATCTTTTTTTGTTTTTTATAATTTCAAATGGAATGATTTCTCCTTTTAATCGTTTAGGAATTAAATACATATAAATATTTTTATTTTTAATATAAAAAATATCATGTTTAAAAAATATTTTTAAAATTTTTTCTGTACTAAAATTTAAAGCATGTAATAATACAGTAGCTGGTATTTTTCTACGACGATCTATTCGTATAAATAAATGATCTTTAGGATCAAATTCAACATCTAGCCAAGATCCTCGATAAGGAATAATTCTTGCGTTGTATAATATTTTTCCTGAAGAATGTGTTTTTCCTTTGTCACTATCAAAAAAAACACCCGGACTTCTATGTAATTGTGATACTACGACTCTTTCAGTACCATTAATAATAAATGTACCATTATGTGTCATTAATGGTAATTCACCCATATATACTTCTTGTTCTTTAATGTGTTTTACGTTTGTATTTTTTGAATCTTTTTCATAAATAATTAGTTGTAATTTTACTCTTAATGGAACAGAATATGTAGTTCCTCTAGTTTTTGATTCATACATATCAAATAATTTTTTTCCTAATGTATATGATACATATTGTAGTTCAGCACATCCGTTATAACTACGTATAGGAAAAATTGATTGAAAAGCAGATTCTAATCCTTGATAATTGTTTTTTTTTGGTTCAATAAATTTTTTAAATGAATCTATTTGAATAGATAATAAGTAAGGAATATCTAAAATTTTTGGTTGTTTTCCAAAATTTTCACGAATACGTTTTTTTTCAGTATAAGAATAAATCATTATTTCCTCAATATGTTAATAAAAATTAAAAATTTTTAGTTATAAATATAAATGTATATTTGGTATGATTTTGAATAGAAATAATATTTTTAATTTTAAATATATTTTATTAATACTAATGAGATTAATTATTTGTATTATATAAATATATATTTAACTAGTGACTTAATAATTATTAGTCACTAATTTTTATATATATATTGAAATAGATATGAATATTCTAATTTTATGTAATTTCAGCTTCAGCACCTGAATCTATAAGATTTTTTTTTAAAGATTCAGCATCTTGTTTATTGATGTTTTCTTTAATAATAGTAGGCGCTGATTCTACTAGATCTTTAGATTCTTTTAATCCTAATCCTGTTGTACTTCTTATAATTTTAATAATCGCTACTTTATTTGGTCCTATAGCATTTAATTTAACAGTAAAAGCTGTTTTCTCTTCTGGTACTTTTTCTTGAATAGTTTGTGTAGAATTTAATGAAATATTTGATGAAATATTAAATTTTTTTTCTATATTAGAAATTAATTTCATAATATTTTTTATTGACATTTCAGAAATTGCATCTAGAATCTCTTTTCTAGTAATTGACATAAATTTTATTCCTAAAATATTTAATAGTATATAGATAATGTAAATTTTATATTATTTTTTTGTAATATTTTGTAATACTCTAATAAATTTTCCTAAAGATATTTCCTTTAATAAAATAACAAATTTAGTAATTGATTCTATATGAGTTGGTAAATTTGCTAAATCTTTTATTTCATGAATATTTAATATTTTTTTTTCATAAATAGCATTTAAAATTTTAAAATTAATATTTTTTTTATTAAATTTTATAAATAATCTACTTGCACTGCCAGGATGTTTCATTGAAAATCCTACTAAAATCGGTCCTTTTATTATATTTATTAATTTAGAAAATATTGTTTTTTTTAAAGATTTTTTTAATAATGTATTTCTTATAACATATATTTTTATATTATTTATTTTAGCTTTTTTTCTTAATTTATTAATAATGTTTACAGTAATTTTTGAAGGATTTGCTGTAATGATAGATAATGATTTATTTGCTACATTATTAATTTTTTTTATTATTTTTTTTTTTTTATTACGATTTAATGCCATTTTTTTATCCTAATTATGATTATTTTTTATAATTTATAAAAAATAATTTATACTATGAATGTTCAGGATAGAAGGCTTACTTGTATATTTTATTAAATATTTAATATATATTTTATTGAAAAGAATATTTAACTAAGAATAATAACGAGTATTATTTTTAATATTATTATCTTACAAGGATAAATGATCTATTATAATTCCTGGACCCATAGTAGTAGAAATATTTATTTTTTTATAATAAATTCCTTTAAATTGATTGGGTTGAGATTTTTTTATATCTTGGTATAATGTTAAAAAATTTTCATATAATTCTTTTTCAGAAAAATTTATTTTTCCAAAATTACTATGTATAATTCCATTTTTATCATTTCTATAATTTATTTTTCCTTTTTTTGCTTCTTGTATTGCTTTTTTTATATCTTTAGTAATTGTTCCAAATTTTGGATTAGGCATAATTCCTTTTGGTCCTAATATAGGGCCTAATTTTCCAACAATATGCATAGTTTCTGGTGATGCAATTACTAAATCGATTTTTTTTTTTTGATTTGTTATTAGATTAGCTAAATCTTCTAGTCCCACATAATCAGCTCCTGCTAATTGAGCAATTTTTATATTTTTACCAGTAGTAAATACTGCAATTTTAATTGTATTACCAGTTCCGTGTGGTAATAATACTGATCCTCTAACATTTTGTTCTGATTTTTTAGGATCAATATTTAAATTAAATGCAGCATCAATGCTTTCAATAAATTTAGCAGATTTTTTGTTTTTTAATAGTTGAATTGCTTCTTTTATATTGTATATTTTTTTATTTTTTTTATTAAAAGTATAATTTTTTTTTTTTTTTTTCATAATTATTCCTGTATAACAGAAATGCCCATAGAACGTGCTGTTCCCTCAATAGTTTTTACTATTTTATCTATATTTGATCCAGTCATATCAATCATTTTTTGTTTAGCAATATCATATATTTGTTTTTTTGTAATTTTTCCAATAATTTCATGTTTTGGTTTTTTAGATCCGATTTTTATTCCTAAAGATTTTTTTAATAAAATTGAAGCTGGCGGAGTTTTAATAATAAAAGTAAAACTTTTATCAGAATAAACAGTTATAAGTACTGGTACTGGCATTCCTTTTTCTTTTTGTAATGTTTGTGAATTAAAATTCTTACAAAATTCCATAATATTAACTCCTTTTTGTCCTAAAGCTGGTCCTATTGGAGGACTAGGATTTGCCATTCCACATGGTATTTGTAATTTTATATATGATGTAATTTTTTTATTAATCATATAATTCCTTATTTTATGTGATTATAGAAATATTTTTTATTAGATAGAATTTAATATTTTTCAACTTGTCTAAAATCTAATTCAACAGGTGTTGAACGTCCAAATATTGATACAGAGACTTTGAGTCTGTTTTTTTCATAATCGATAGTTTCAACAATTCCGTTAAAATCTGAAAATGGACCATCATTTACTCGAACATTTTCTCCTGGTTCAAATATTTTTTTTGGTCTAGGTTTATCACCAATTTTTTTAAGTTTATCTAAAATTAAATTAATTTCATGGTTGTTAACTGGAGTTGGTTGTTCAGAAGAACTACCTATAAAACCTAATACTTTTGGTAAATTTTTAATTATATGCCAACTATAATTGTTCATTATCATATGAATTAAAATATATCCTGGAAAAAATTTATAATCACTTTTTTTTCTTTTTCCCTTTTTTATTTCTATTACTTCTTCAGAAGGTATAATAACTTTTCCGAAAATTTCTTTCATTTTTTTTATTTTTTCATTATTTATAATTGATTGTAATACTTGATTTTCAAATCCTGAAAATGTTTGAAGTACATACCATTTTTTTTTATTTATACACAATTTTATAACCTCGGAGTAAGTACCCAAGATATTATTCTAAGTATAATTCCATCTAATAGCCATAAAAATATAGATGTTAAAATAGTTAGTAATAAAATTATTCCTGTTATTTTTAAAGTTTCTTTATAATTTGGCCAAATAATATGAGACAATTCTATTTTTATAGAATGTATAAATTTTAGAGTATGTTGACCGATATTAGTATTTATAAAAATACTAACTATTAATATTAATAATGTACTAAAATATATTATCTTTGTTATTTTTAAAAATTTATAAACAAAAAAATAATAATTCACTATTATTGATAATATAATTAAAAATATGCACAACCATTTTATTTTTTCAGCATGATTTATGTATATTTTATGTATATTCTGAATATGCATAATCATAAGATCTCTTATAAAATTTAATTTTAAAAAACAATTGTATATAAAATTGTTTTTAAAAAAATAATATTATGAATTTTGAATTTTTATTTTTAGTTTATTTTAAATTAAAATATCAAAAATTGATTTTTTTTTTTTGATGTATGTGTGATTTTCCGAAAAGAATAAAAAATTATATTATTAAACGATTTTAATGCTGATACCTAGATTTGAACTAGGGACCTCATCCATACCAAGGATGTGCTCTACCTAACTAAGCTATATCAGCTAAAAACTAAAAATATCTATAAAATAAAATAAATATAATTTTAAAAATTATATAGCGGTCAGCGGGAATCGAACCCGCATCATTAGCTTGGAAGGCTAAGATAATATCCTTTATACGATGACCGCTTTAATTTGTATTGGTGGGAGAAGGATTCGAACCTTCGAAGTCAATGACGTCAGATTTACAGTCTGCTCCCTTTGGCCGCTCGGGAATCCCACCATTTTTTTTTTGCCGGCTACCGGAATTGAACTGGTGACCTACTGATTACAAGTCAGTTGCTCTACCTACTGAGCTAAGCCGGCATATTTGATTAATAAAAAAATTATAAAAGTAAAAGAAAAATTATTTAAACAAATAATTTTTTAATTAAACTTAATAAATAAGTAAAAAATTTTATAGCTTTTAAAAACATATATTATTATTATATAAATAATAGTTAAATTTTAAATAAAATTTAAATATTATTTAAATTCCTAATTTTATTTTAAATAAATATTTTTTATTTTTTCATTATAGCATATATTTAATAAATATAAAATATATAAATTAATAAATAAATACTTTTATATTTTTTTATAATAAAAAGTTATTTTTTTTAAAAAAATATAGATTTTTCATTTAAATGAAATATATTTTTTTATATTTTTTTCTTATATAATATTATTTATATTAATTAATATAATTTGGATATATATATGGTTACAGAAATAAAAAATATTAAAAAATTATATACTGATAAAATATATAATTTAAAAAATAAAATTAAAATATCTTTCGAAGTATTTCCTCCTGGAGATATATTTTTACAGAAGAAATTATTTAAATCTATTAAAATATTAAATCAATTTAATCCAGAATTTTTTTCAGTTACTAATAGTACAAAAATTAATAGTTTTGATCAGACATTTTTTATTGTTAAAAAAATACGTGAATTAATTCATTGTACTGTTTTTGCTCATTTTACTACTATAGGATGTAATGAATTAAAAATAGAAAAGATAGCACATCGATATTGGAATCATGGAATTAAAAATATTATTGCTTTAAGAGGTGATTTACCTGTATTATATTCTAGAAAAATAATATATGCAGTAGATCTAATTAAATTATTAAATTCAATAAATAAATTTAAAATATTTGTTGCTGCTTATCCTGAAGGACATCCAGAGTCAAAAAATATTCAAGAAGATTTAAATAATTTAAGAAATAAATTAGATTTAGGAGTGAAACAAGCTATTACTCAATTTTTTTTTAATATTGATAAATTTTTAAAATTTCGAGATACATGTTTTTCTTTAGGATTAAATGTAAATTTAATACCAGGTATTTTGCCTATTTTAAATTTTGAACAATTAAAAAAATTTTCTAATATGACAAATGTTGAAGTTCCAAAATGGATTTTAAATACTTTTCATAGACATAAAAATGATGAAAAAAAATGTATTTCTTGTAGTGTATATATTATTATTGATTTAATTATAAAATTATATAATGAAGGAATTACACATTTTCATTTATATACATTAAATCAGCCCCATCTAATTTCTTTAATTTGCCAACGATTAGGTTTAGTATAATTTTTAAAAATATATAATATATATTTTTAAAAATTAATAAAAATTAAAATAATATTTTAAAAAATTTCTTATTTTAATTGTTTTTTAATTTAATAATATTAATTTATAGTAAATAAATTTTTTAAATATTTTAGTAATAAATATTTTATAATTTAATATTATATATAATATAGGATTAAATAATGGGTGTTCCTTTAATTATAAAAATTGGTGGTATTTTTTTAAAAAATGATATTGCTATGAAACGTTTTTTTATAGAATTAAATAAGTATATTAAATTAAATGATCATCCTATTATACTTGTGAATGGTAAAAATAGTATTTTTACTAATGTTATTAAAAATAAGAATTTAAATAATAAAAAAAATAATTTTTTTTCAATTAAAAATATTAATACTACAAATCTTTTATCTATTTTATTACCTAATATTGTAAATATACAGTTATTAGCGCAATCAAAAAATTATGATGTTCATGGAAATTCTGTTTTATTACCAGATTTTTTTAATAATTTGATAAATATATCAAATTGTTATAGTGTAATTAAAAATTTTTTAAAATATAAAAAAGAAGAAATATTAAAATATATAAATTTTTTAAAAATGTTTTTTAAAAAGAAAATTATTCCTTTTATTTGTTCAATGGGTTTTGATAAAAAAGGTAATATTTTTAATATTAATTCTGATATAGTATCAATGATTTTAACTATTATATTAAAAGGAAAATTGATTTTTTTAACAGATGTAAGTTCAGTTTTAAATAACAAAGGTCAACAAATTAAAAAAATTTATTCTAAAGAAATAGATTATTTTATTAAATCTGGAATTATTACTGATGGTATGATAATAAAAGTTCAATCTGCTTCTATAACATCTAAATTTTTAAAAAAACCAGTTAAAATATCAGGTTGGCATTATTCAGAAGATTTATTTAATTTATTTAATAATAAGTCTATTGGTACAAAAATTTATGAGTAAAGATAATATACAGGATAGGTTTTAAAATATGAAAAAAACTATTGTTTTAGCTTATTCAGGTGGTTTAGATACATCTGCTATTATACCTTGGATAAAAGATAATTATAATTTTGATGTTGTAGCTTTTGTAGCAGATATTGGTCAATCAAAAAAAGATTTGTATAAAATTAAAGAAAAAGCAATTATTTCTGGTGCTTCTGATTGTTATATTTCGGACTTAAAAGATATTTTTGTAAAAAAATATGTTTTTCCTATGTTAAAAACTGGAGCTATTTATGAAGGAGAATATTTATTAGGCACAGCTATAGCACGTCCTTTAATTGCTAAAGCACAAGTAGATTATGCTAAAAAAATTAATGCAATAGGATTGTGTCATGGATCTACAGGAAAAGGGAATGATCAAGTTCGGTTTGAATTAGCTTATTCAGCATTAGCACCTTCTTTATTAGTAATTGCCCCTTGGAGAGAATGGAAATTTCAATCTAGAGAAGATTTATTAAAATATTTAAAAACAAAAAATATTGTTACAAATGTAAATAAGAAGAAAATTTATAGTAGAGATGAAAATATATTTCATGTATCTACGGAAGGTGGAATTTTAGAAGATCCTTGGAATCCTGCTAATGAAGATTGTTGGTTTTGGACAAAAAGTCCTTTAAACGCTCCTAATAAACCTAAAAAAATATCTTTAAAAATTGAAAAAGGTTGTGTTGTTTCTATAAACAATAAATTTTTTAATGAATTTAATTGTTTAAAGAGATTAAATAAAATAGGTGCAAAACATTCTATTGGTAGAATTGATATTGTTGAAAATCGTCTTATTGGAATGAAATCTAGGGGATGTTATGAAACACCAGGTGGAACAATTATTTACAAAGCTTTAAGATCTTTAGAGCAATTAGTATTTGATAGAGAATGTATGTATTGGAAAAATAAGATTGCTTTACAATTATCTTCGATTATTTATGATGGAAAATGGTTTACCCCAATTCGTAAATCTCTTCAAAAATCTTCTGATATATTATCAAGTAGTATATCTGGAAAAGTAGTAGTAGAATTGTATAAAGGATCGGTAAGAATATTACAAAAAAAATCATTAAATTCTTTATATTCAAAAAAATATGTTACTTTTGGAAAAGATAATGTATATAATCAAATAGACGCAAAAGGTTTTATTCGTTTGTTTTCTCTATCATCTCGTATTCGAGCATTAAAAAATAAAAAATAATACATAATTATATATTTTTTTGAGGTAAATATATGTCTTTATGGGGTGGAAGATTTACAAAAATCTCTAATACTGAATTTGATAGTTTTAATAATTCTTTACGTATAGATCATAGATTAATAAAAGATGATATTAAATCTTCAATTGCATGGTCAAAAATATTATTAGATGTACAAGTTTTAACTAAAAAAGAACAAAAAATTATAGAGAACACATTATTATCAATTTTAAAAAAAAATAAAAATAATTTTACTAAAATATTATCTTCAAATTCAGAGGATATTCATAGTTGGTTAGAAACTACTGTAATTAATACAATAGGTGATTTAGGAAAAAAATTATATACAGGTAGAAGTCGTAATGATCAAATTGCAACAGATTTAAAGCTATGGTGTAAGAGAAAATCAAAAAAAATTTGTAGGAGAATTATTCAATTACAAAATGATTTTTTGGATAATGCATATTTACATATAAATACTATTATTCCTGGATATACTCATTTGCAAAGAGCTCAACCTATTACATTTTCTTATTGGTGTTTAGCATATATTGAAATGTTAGAAAGAGATCGATTACGAATTTTAAACTTGACTCAATTTTTGAATTCTTCTCCATTAGGATCCGGCGCTATATCAGGTACATCATGGGAAATTGATAGAAAAAAATTAGCTTTTTTTATGGGATTTTCAGAGATTACAAAAAATGCTTTAGATAGTGTTTCAGATAGAGATTTTATTTTGGATATTTTATCTGCTGCTGCTATTAGTATGATGCATTTATCTAGATTTTCAGAAGATTTGATATTTTATAATTCAGGTGAAGCTAATTTTATTGAATTATCAGATTCTATTACATCTGGTTCATCATTAATGCCACAAAAAAAGAACCCTGATATTTTAGAACTTATTAGAGCTAAATGCAGTAGTGTTTATGGTTCTTTATTTTCTATGTTTTCATTATTAAAAGGTTTACCATTGTCTTATAATAAAGATTTTCAAGAAGATAAAAATCATTTATTTTCAGGATTAGATATTTGGGAAGATTGTTTAAAGATTAGTAGTTTAGTCTTAAAAAATATTAAATTAAAAAAATCTAATTGTAAAAAATCAGCACAATTAGGTTATAGTAATGCAACAGAATTAGCTGAATATTTAGTTAAAAAAGGAATATCTTTTAGAGATTCTCATCATATTACTGGAAAAATTGTTATAGCATCAATTAAAAAAAATAAGTGTTTAGAAGAATTAGATTTATTATTTTTAAAAAAATATTGTTCAAAAATTGAATCTGATGTATATCAACATCTTTCATTAGAATCCTGTTTAAATAAAAAAAATTCTATTGGTGGTGTTTCTAATAAACAAATTAAGATTTCTTTAGATCAAGTAAAAAAACGTTTGAGTACATTTAAATAAATAAAATATATATTTATATAAGTAAAAATATATTTTTAAATAAATATATATTTAATATCACGCGATATATTATTAATATCGTGTGATATTAAAATTATTAAATTTTGATAGAAAAAATTTATAAAGTAAAAATAAAAATATTTTTTGTGTTATACAAAAATTTTTAATAAATTTTTGTATGAAAAAAAAATTTTTTTTTTCATATTATTTTATATATATAATATATTTTATATATATAATATATTTTATATATATAAATTTTTTAGTTTAAATATGTTAAAATAAAAAGTGTATTTTTTTTATAAATTTTGTTAATTTTCATATTAAGGTTTTATTTGTATTAAAATTTTTTTTTATTAAATATTTTTGTAAGAATTTATATATTTTGATATGTTTTTTAATTTTTATTTTATTTTTACGAATTATCTAAAAAACTTTTTAAAATTTCTGATCGACTAGGATGTCGAAGTTTTCTTAAAGCTTTGGCTTCTATTTGTCGTATTCTTTCTCGTGTAACATCAAATTGTCTACCTACCTCTTCTAATGTATGATCAGTATTCATATCGATTCCGAATCTCATTCGAAGTACTTTTGCTTCTCTATCTGTTAAACCTGATAATACATCATTTGTTATTGTTTTTAAACTTTCTGAAGTTGCAGATTCTAATGGTAGTTCTAAATTTGTATCTTCAATAAAATCACCTAAATGTGTATCATCATCTTCTCCTATTGGAGTTTCCATAGATATAGGTTCTTTTGCTATTTTTAATACTTTTCTTATTTTTTCTTCAGAAATTAACATTTTTTCTGATAATTCTTCAGGAGTAGGTTCCCGCCCGATTTCTTGTAACATTTGTCTAGAAATTCTATTTAATTTATTAATTGTTTCAATCATATGTACTGGAATACGTATTGTTCTAGCCTGATCAGCAATAGATCGAGTAATAGCTTGTCGTATCCACCATGTTGCATAGGTAGAAAATTTATATCCTCTTCTATATTCAAATTTATCTACTGCTTTCATTAATCCAATATTTCCTTCTTGAATTAAATCTAAAAATTGTAATCCTCTATTTGTATATTTTTTTGCAATAGATATAACTAGTCTTAAGTTTGCTTCCACCATTTCTTTTTTTGCTCGTTTTGCTTTTTCTTCTCCTAATATGATACGTTTATTTATATCTTTAATTTGTGTGATTTTTAATTTTGTTTTTTTTTCTATTATTAATAATTTTTTTATTCTTTTTATAATTTCTTTTTTAATAAATTTTAATTTATATAACCATGATTTTTTTTTTTTTATAACAGAATAAAAATTTTTATAATTTTTTTTGTGTTTTTTAAAAAATTTCAAAAATTTTTTTTTAGGTATTTTACAAGTATGTACACATAAATTCATTATTTTTTTTTCTTGTAATGTTATTTTATGTATCTCATTTCTCATATTTGTTACTAAATAATCAAATTGTTTTGGAGCTAATCTAAATTGTTTGAATATTTTTGATAGTTTATGAATAGCATTAATTGAATCTTTATGATTTCTTGGTTTATTTTGTATAATATGATTTGTTATGTAATATTGTTTTTTTAATTGTGAAAATTTTTTTTTTGCTAAAATTGGATCAATATGATTATAATCATCTATTGTATCTTCATTTTTTTCTGCATTTAATGATTTTTTTTTATTATTATATAATTTTTTTGTTATAACTTCTTCTGTAAAAATTTTTTTTTTAGGCTTCTTTTTTTTATCTATAAAACCTATAATCAATTCTGATAATTTAATATTTCCAAGTTTTACATGATGATATTGTTCTAATAAATACAAAATTGAAGTCGGATATTCAGAAACTGAAGACTGTACTTGATTAATTCCTTCTTCTATTCTTTTAGCTATACCAATTTCTCCTTCTCTTGTTAATAATTCTACAGTACCCATTTCTCTCATATACATTCTTACCGGATCTGTTGTTCTACCAATTTCAGTTTCTACATTAGACAAAACTTGTGTAGCTGCTTCTACGGTATCTTCATCTGTATCAGTAGGAGCTTCATTAATTATTAGTTCTTCTATTTCACGAACTTCTTCTACTATTTGAATACCCAGATCTTTTATCATTTGTATAATATTTTTAATTTGATCAGCATCAACAATATCATTTGGTAAATGATCATGTACTTCTGAATATGTTAAATATCCTTGTTCTTTTCCATGAGAGACTAATAATTTTAATTGTGATTTTGGTTTTTTTTTCATAAGATAATATCCATTTTATTATTTAATCTATTTTATAAATTATGATATACATTTATTTAAAATTATAAAAGTAATTTTATTAAAAATTATAATATGTATATTTTTTATAAATAAATAATAATTCACCTTATTTTATGGATGTTAATGTATAAAATATAAATTTTTTAATTAAATTTTATATTTTTAATATAAATTAATTTTTTACTAATATTCCATATTTTTTTTTTTTCATTTACATCAAAACCTTTTTTTCTTTCTATGGTTATTAATTTATTATATTTATATTCTAAATGTTGTTGTTTAAAATTATTTAAAAATTCTTTAAATGTAAAAAATATTTTTTTTTTTAAAATTATATGATTCCAAGTGCTTAAATATTTAAAAATTTTTCCTAATTTAGAAAATCGAAAAAATTCGAGTAAATATCCAGTTTTAAAAATTTTTTTTTTTTTAATTAATTCAATTAATTTTATAAGTATTTTTTTTCCTTGTATATGTAATTTTTTTATTTTTTTTATGTTTTTTATTTTTTTTACTAATTTAGGATATTGTATTATTAAACTAATTAATAATCGCATAGTAGTAATTTTAACAGGTTTATTGATTTTTTTTTTTTTTTCTTTCTGAAATTGAATGAGTTTTTTTAATTGATAAGAATCTAATATTCCTATTTTATTACCTAAAATTTTTCTTAAATAAATTTTTATTATTTTACTTGGAATTTTTTTAATTAGCGGGATTGTTATTCGACTTAATTTAATGCAGTCATTAATACAACTTAAATTTATTTTATTAGTAACTTTTTTAAAAAAAAATGAATAAAATGATTCTGATTTTTTTATTCTTTTTTCAAATTTTTTT from Buchnera aphidicola BCc includes:
- the argH gene encoding argininosuccinate lyase, with translation MSLWGGRFTKISNTEFDSFNNSLRIDHRLIKDDIKSSIAWSKILLDVQVLTKKEQKIIENTLLSILKKNKNNFTKILSSNSEDIHSWLETTVINTIGDLGKKLYTGRSRNDQIATDLKLWCKRKSKKICRRIIQLQNDFLDNAYLHINTIIPGYTHLQRAQPITFSYWCLAYIEMLERDRLRILNLTQFLNSSPLGSGAISGTSWEIDRKKLAFFMGFSEITKNALDSVSDRDFILDILSAAAISMMHLSRFSEDLIFYNSGEANFIELSDSITSGSSLMPQKKNPDILELIRAKCSSVYGSLFSMFSLLKGLPLSYNKDFQEDKNHLFSGLDIWEDCLKISSLVLKNIKLKKSNCKKSAQLGYSNATELAEYLVKKGISFRDSHHITGKIVIASIKKNKCLEELDLLFLKKYCSKIESDVYQHLSLESCLNKKNSIGGVSNKQIKISLDQVKKRLSTFK
- the secE gene encoding preprotein translocase subunit SecE, translated to MIMHIQNIHKIYINHAEKIKWLCIFLIILSIIVNYYFFVYKFLKITKIIYFSTLLILIVSIFINTNIGQHTLKFIHSIKIELSHIIWPNYKETLKITGIILLLTILTSIFLWLLDGIILRIISWVLTPRL
- the rplL gene encoding 50S ribosomal protein L7/L12; this translates as MSITRKEILDAISEMSIKNIMKLISNIEKKFNISSNISLNSTQTIQEKVPEEKTAFTVKLNAIGPNKVAIIKIIRSTTGLGLKESKDLVESAPTIIKENINKQDAESLKKNLIDSGAEAEIT
- the rplJ gene encoding 50S ribosomal protein L10 is translated as MALNRNKKKKIIKKINNVANKSLSIITANPSKITVNIINKLRKKAKINNIKIYVIRNTLLKKSLKKTIFSKLINIIKGPILVGFSMKHPGSASRLFIKFNKKNINFKILNAIYEKKILNIHEIKDLANLPTHIESITKFVILLKEISLGKFIRVLQNITKK
- a CDS encoding argininosuccinate synthase encodes the protein MKKTIVLAYSGGLDTSAIIPWIKDNYNFDVVAFVADIGQSKKDLYKIKEKAIISGASDCYISDLKDIFVKKYVFPMLKTGAIYEGEYLLGTAIARPLIAKAQVDYAKKINAIGLCHGSTGKGNDQVRFELAYSALAPSLLVIAPWREWKFQSREDLLKYLKTKNIVTNVNKKKIYSRDENIFHVSTEGGILEDPWNPANEDCWFWTKSPLNAPNKPKKISLKIEKGCVVSINNKFFNEFNCLKRLNKIGAKHSIGRIDIVENRLIGMKSRGCYETPGGTIIYKALRSLEQLVFDRECMYWKNKIALQLSSIIYDGKWFTPIRKSLQKSSDILSSSISGKVVVELYKGSVRILQKKSLNSLYSKKYVTFGKDNVYNQIDAKGFIRLFSLSSRIRALKNKK
- a CDS encoding methylenetetrahydrofolate reductase: MVTEIKNIKKLYTDKIYNLKNKIKISFEVFPPGDIFLQKKLFKSIKILNQFNPEFFSVTNSTKINSFDQTFFIVKKIRELIHCTVFAHFTTIGCNELKIEKIAHRYWNHGIKNIIALRGDLPVLYSRKIIYAVDLIKLLNSINKFKIFVAAYPEGHPESKNIQEDLNNLRNKLDLGVKQAITQFFFNIDKFLKFRDTCFSLGLNVNLIPGILPILNFEQLKKFSNMTNVEVPKWILNTFHRHKNDEKKCISCSVYIIIDLIIKLYNEGITHFHLYTLNQPHLISLICQRLGLV
- the rplK gene encoding 50S ribosomal protein L11, with amino-acid sequence MINKKITSYIKLQIPCGMANPSPPIGPALGQKGVNIMEFCKNFNSQTLQKEKGMPVPVLITVYSDKSFTFIIKTPPASILLKKSLGIKIGSKKPKHEIIGKITKKQIYDIAKQKMIDMTGSNIDKIVKTIEGTARSMGISVIQE
- the nusG gene encoding transcription termination/antitermination protein NusG; this translates as MCINKKKWYVLQTFSGFENQVLQSIINNEKIKKMKEIFGKVIIPSEEVIEIKKGKRKKSDYKFFPGYILIHMIMNNYSWHIIKNLPKVLGFIGSSSEQPTPVNNHEINLILDKLKKIGDKPRPKKIFEPGENVRVNDGPFSDFNGIVETIDYEKNRLKVSVSIFGRSTPVELDFRQVEKY
- the rplA gene encoding 50S ribosomal protein L1 — translated: MMKKKKKNYTFNKKNKKIYNIKEAIQLLKNKKSAKFIESIDAAFNLNIDPKKSEQNVRGSVLLPHGTGNTIKIAVFTTGKNIKIAQLAGADYVGLEDLANLITNQKKKIDLVIASPETMHIVGKLGPILGPKGIMPNPKFGTITKDIKKAIQEAKKGKINYRNDKNGIIHSNFGKINFSEKELYENFLTLYQDIKKSQPNQFKGIYYKKINISTTMGPGIIIDHLSL